A part of Micromonospora chersina genomic DNA contains:
- a CDS encoding ABC transporter permease, with protein sequence MSDPITRPVVGTPRESVDPAAVEEKREGTLPRGIDRLGERKRARLEQLAQATADKGGVSLVRDAFRRLRRNPTAIVGASIVALFILIAIFAPLLAPHDPAQRFDELTKNLTVDSIPGASSEFPLGSDPLGRDFLSRMIHGSRQTLFVGVLATLIGLALGVLIGAIAGAFGGWVDNILMRFTDVMLALPALLLAISLVAMASRSSQWTVILAVAIVNVPIFARLLRGSMLAQRESDHVLAARALGVKQGSIVLRHMLPNAMTAVIVQATLTLSTAILEAASLSFLGLGDPDINRAEWGLMLGVDGQRYFEVRPELAYYPAVAIIVVALGFTLLGEGMREAIDPKSRR encoded by the coding sequence ATGAGTGACCCGATCACCCGGCCCGTCGTGGGCACACCGCGCGAGAGCGTGGACCCCGCCGCCGTCGAGGAGAAGCGCGAGGGCACCCTCCCGCGCGGCATCGACCGGCTCGGCGAGCGCAAGCGCGCCCGGCTGGAGCAGCTCGCCCAGGCCACCGCCGACAAGGGCGGCGTGAGCCTGGTCCGGGACGCGTTCCGCCGGCTGCGCCGCAACCCGACGGCGATCGTCGGCGCGTCCATCGTGGCGCTGTTCATCCTGATCGCGATCTTCGCGCCGCTGCTCGCGCCGCACGACCCCGCGCAGCGCTTCGACGAGCTGACGAAGAACCTGACCGTGGACAGCATCCCCGGCGCCAGCAGCGAGTTCCCGCTCGGCTCCGACCCGCTCGGCCGGGACTTCCTGTCCCGCATGATCCACGGCAGCCGGCAGACGCTCTTCGTCGGCGTGCTCGCCACGCTGATCGGGTTGGCCCTGGGCGTGCTGATCGGCGCGATCGCCGGCGCCTTCGGCGGCTGGGTCGACAACATCCTGATGCGCTTCACCGACGTGATGCTGGCCCTGCCGGCCCTGCTGCTCGCCATCAGCCTGGTGGCCATGGCGAGCCGGTCCAGCCAGTGGACTGTCATCCTGGCGGTGGCCATCGTCAACGTGCCGATCTTCGCCCGGCTGCTGCGCGGTTCGATGCTCGCCCAACGGGAGAGCGACCACGTGCTGGCCGCCCGGGCGCTCGGTGTCAAGCAGGGCTCGATCGTGCTCCGGCACATGCTGCCCAACGCCATGACCGCCGTGATCGTGCAGGCCACGCTGACCCTCTCCACCGCGATCCTGGAGGCGGCGTCGCTGTCCTTCCTCGGTCTCGGCGACCCCGACATCAACCGCGCCGAGTGGGGCCTGATGCTCGGTGTGGACGGTCAGCGCTACTTCGAGGTCCGGCCGGAGCTGGCCTACTACCCGGCGGTCGCGATCATCGTGGTCGCGCTGGGCTTCACCCTGCTGGGTGAGGGCATGCGCGAGGCGATCGACCCGAAGAGCCGGCGGTGA
- a CDS encoding ABC transporter ATP-binding protein produces MSLLDVRDLSVVFQRRGERPFTAVDNVSFSVEPGQTVGLVGESGCGKSVTSLAIMGLLPRRGNKVTGEVNFDGADLLKLRPDDMRDRRGRDIGMIFQDPLSSLNPVVPIGTQVAEVLERHRGMDRKAAMKEARELLDAVGIPDPTRRLKEYPHQISGGMRQRALIAIALACKPRLLIADEPTTALDVTIQAQILTLLKQLVDETGTALIMITHDLGVVAGLCDTVNVLYGGKVVERAARHDLFARPRHPYTHGLLSSVPRLDSPRGERLHAIRGSVADNIPWVEGCAFAPRCDNVVDACLEGTPPLEPTATGGDLRCNNPVSEEVAVP; encoded by the coding sequence ATGAGCCTGCTCGACGTACGCGATCTGAGCGTGGTGTTCCAGCGTCGCGGTGAGCGGCCGTTCACCGCGGTCGACAACGTCAGCTTCAGCGTGGAGCCGGGGCAGACCGTGGGCCTGGTCGGCGAGTCCGGCTGCGGCAAGAGCGTGACCAGCCTGGCGATCATGGGCCTGCTGCCCCGGCGGGGCAACAAGGTCACCGGTGAGGTCAACTTCGACGGCGCCGACCTGCTGAAGCTGCGCCCGGACGACATGCGGGACCGGCGCGGCCGGGACATCGGCATGATCTTCCAGGACCCGCTGTCCTCGCTGAACCCGGTCGTGCCGATCGGCACGCAGGTGGCCGAGGTGCTGGAGCGGCACCGCGGGATGGACCGCAAGGCGGCCATGAAGGAGGCCCGGGAGCTGCTCGACGCCGTTGGCATCCCGGACCCCACGCGGCGGCTCAAGGAGTATCCGCACCAGATCTCCGGCGGCATGCGGCAGCGCGCGCTGATCGCCATCGCGCTGGCCTGCAAGCCGCGGCTGCTGATCGCGGACGAGCCGACCACCGCCCTGGACGTGACCATCCAGGCGCAGATCCTCACCCTGCTCAAGCAGCTCGTCGACGAGACCGGCACCGCGCTCATCATGATCACGCACGACCTGGGCGTGGTGGCCGGCCTCTGCGACACGGTAAACGTGCTCTACGGCGGCAAGGTGGTCGAGCGGGCCGCCCGGCACGATCTCTTCGCCCGGCCGCGGCACCCGTACACGCACGGGCTGCTCAGCTCGGTGCCGCGGCTGGACTCGCCCCGGGGCGAGCGGCTGCACGCCATCCGTGGCTCGGTGGCCGACAACATCCCGTGGGTCGAGGGGTGCGCGTTCGCCCCCCGCTGCGACAACGTGGTGGACGCCTGCCTGGAGGGCACGCCCCCGCTCGAACCCACCGCGACCGGCGGCGACCTGCGCTGCAACAACCCTGTCTCCGAGGAGGTGGCGGTGCCGTGA
- a CDS encoding ABC transporter ATP-binding protein, producing MTESTERTGPLVELRDVKVHFPIKSGVLFDRTVGYVYAVDGVSLSINKGETYGLVGESGCGKSTLGRGLLRLVEPTDGEIVFDGTDIRALKGESMRRMRRRIQMIFQDPLSSLDPRQSVESLLVEGLNAHGLAKDKAATAKRLREALAAVGLPASALSKYPHEFSGGQRQRIGIARALVLDPDLIVADEPVSALDVSIQAQVINLLEELQNEHGLTYLIIAHDLAVVRHIADTVGVMYLGGLVEEASSDDLYREPMHPYTKALMSAVPVPDPQVEDRRERILLAGDLPSPTNPPAGCRFHTRCPWAQPTRCADERPALREVLGGHRVACHYAEDIAAGRIRPHEVEPELVRPDDGAAPGDTGELIPTP from the coding sequence GTGACCGAGTCGACCGAGCGGACCGGACCACTTGTCGAACTGCGCGACGTCAAGGTCCATTTCCCGATCAAGAGCGGTGTGCTCTTCGACCGCACCGTCGGCTACGTCTACGCCGTCGACGGCGTCTCGCTCTCCATCAACAAGGGCGAGACGTACGGGCTGGTGGGCGAGTCGGGGTGCGGCAAGTCCACCCTGGGCCGGGGCCTGCTGCGGCTGGTCGAGCCGACCGACGGTGAGATCGTCTTCGACGGCACCGACATCCGCGCGCTCAAGGGCGAGTCGATGCGCCGGATGCGCCGCCGCATCCAGATGATCTTCCAGGACCCGCTGTCCAGCCTCGACCCCCGCCAGTCGGTGGAGTCGCTGCTGGTCGAGGGGCTCAACGCGCACGGCCTGGCCAAGGACAAGGCGGCCACCGCCAAGCGGCTCCGGGAGGCGCTCGCCGCGGTCGGTCTGCCCGCGTCGGCGCTGAGCAAGTACCCGCACGAGTTCTCCGGCGGGCAGCGGCAGCGCATCGGCATCGCCCGGGCGCTGGTGCTCGACCCGGACCTGATCGTCGCCGACGAGCCGGTCTCCGCGCTCGACGTCTCGATCCAGGCCCAGGTGATCAACCTGCTGGAGGAACTCCAGAACGAGCACGGCCTGACGTACCTGATCATCGCCCACGACCTGGCGGTGGTCCGGCACATCGCCGACACGGTCGGGGTGATGTACCTCGGCGGACTGGTCGAGGAGGCGTCCAGCGACGACCTCTACCGGGAGCCGATGCACCCGTACACGAAGGCGCTCATGTCGGCCGTGCCGGTGCCGGACCCGCAGGTGGAGGACCGCCGGGAGCGGATCCTGCTCGCCGGCGACCTGCCCTCGCCGACGAACCCGCCGGCCGGCTGCCGGTTCCACACCCGCTGCCCGTGGGCCCAGCCGACCCGCTGCGCCGACGAGCGGCCGGCGCTGCGCGAGGTGCTCGGCGGGCACCGGGTGGCCTGCCACTACGCGGAGGACATCGCCGCCGGCCGGATCCGGCCGCACGAGGTGGAGCCGGAACTGGTCCGGCCGGACGACGGCGCGGCGCCGGGCGACACGGGCGAGCTGATCCCGACCCCGTGA
- a CDS encoding HNH endonuclease family protein produces the protein MAAALTAVLALGVAGCVPVDEPDTPPSSTGNVDQQLGELTVAAAGSMKGYSRTRFPHWRDTGKNCDVRDSVLQRDGESIKLSGCNVVGGRWESPYDGLDLTDPADVDIDHVVPLANAWRSGADEWDDAKRGDFANDLTRPQLVAVSLRSNRAKGDQDPSQWKPPNKAVWCRYAADWVTVKHYWRLTVTSAEKAALTDMLEDCTWATKR, from the coding sequence ATGGCCGCCGCGCTCACCGCGGTGCTCGCCCTCGGCGTGGCCGGTTGCGTTCCGGTCGACGAGCCGGACACACCGCCCAGCAGCACCGGCAACGTCGACCAGCAGCTCGGTGAGCTGACGGTCGCCGCCGCCGGGTCGATGAAGGGCTACAGCCGGACCCGCTTCCCGCACTGGCGGGACACCGGCAAGAACTGCGACGTGCGGGACAGCGTGCTGCAACGGGACGGCGAGAGCATCAAGCTCTCCGGCTGCAACGTGGTCGGCGGCCGCTGGGAGAGCCCGTACGACGGGCTGGACCTCACCGATCCGGCCGACGTGGACATCGACCACGTCGTGCCGCTGGCCAACGCCTGGCGCTCCGGCGCCGACGAGTGGGACGACGCGAAGCGCGGCGACTTCGCCAACGACCTGACCCGGCCGCAGCTGGTGGCGGTTTCCCTGCGCTCGAACCGGGCAAAGGGTGACCAGGACCCGTCCCAGTGGAAGCCGCCGAACAAGGCCGTGTGGTGCCGGTACGCGGCGGACTGGGTGACGGTCAAGCACTACTGGCGTCTCACGGTGACCAGTGCCGAGAAGGCCGCTCTCACCGACATGTTGGAGGACTGCACATGGGCGACCAAGCGGTGA
- a CDS encoding MFS transporter gives MTAPAPALRIGSAAGRGTLLAAILASGMVFLDSTVVNVALPRLGAELGATVAGLQWTVNGYLLMLAAFVLLGGALGDRFGRRRVFLVGVVWFAVASVLCGLAQGTGWLVAARFLQGAGGALLTPGSLSVLQASFDPDDRARAIGTWSGLSGVSTALGPLLGGWLIDALSWRWIFFVNLPLAVGVVLAALRWVPESRDEAASRTGAGRRFDVAGALLGALGLGGVTYALIDAPARGAGSPTVLVAAVLGVLGAVVFVLVERRRGDAAMLPTGLFGSRLFSVLNVFTVVVYAALGGFTFFLAVYLQNVVGWSALLTGLATVPMTLLLLVGSARAGALAARIGPRLPLTVGPVVAAAGLLLLRRVGPGASYWTDVLPGVVLFGAGLTLVVAPLTASVLAAVADRFAGVASGFNNAASRAGGLLAVAALPLLVGLSGSGYEQKTALADAFRGAMLWCAGLLLAGAVLAGLLIHRPTRTAPGGQPCPSLPASTPPDRR, from the coding sequence ATGACCGCACCCGCCCCCGCGCTGCGCATCGGCTCCGCCGCCGGCCGCGGCACGCTGCTCGCCGCGATCCTCGCCTCGGGCATGGTCTTCCTGGACAGCACCGTGGTCAACGTGGCCCTGCCCCGGCTCGGCGCCGAGCTGGGCGCCACCGTCGCGGGTCTCCAGTGGACCGTCAACGGCTACCTGCTGATGCTGGCCGCCTTCGTGCTGCTGGGTGGCGCGCTCGGCGACCGGTTCGGGCGGCGGCGGGTCTTCCTGGTCGGGGTCGTGTGGTTCGCCGTGGCCTCGGTGCTCTGCGGGCTGGCCCAGGGGACCGGCTGGCTGGTCGCGGCCCGGTTCCTCCAGGGCGCCGGCGGTGCGCTGCTCACCCCCGGCTCGCTCTCCGTGCTCCAGGCCAGCTTCGACCCGGACGACCGGGCCCGGGCGATCGGCACCTGGTCCGGGCTCTCCGGGGTGTCCACTGCGCTCGGCCCGCTCCTCGGCGGCTGGCTGATCGACGCGCTCTCCTGGCGGTGGATCTTCTTCGTGAACCTGCCGCTGGCCGTGGGGGTGGTGCTCGCCGCGCTGCGCTGGGTGCCGGAGAGCCGGGACGAGGCGGCCTCGCGTACCGGGGCCGGCCGGCGGTTCGACGTGGCCGGGGCGCTGCTCGGCGCGCTCGGGCTCGGTGGCGTCACGTACGCCCTCATCGACGCCCCGGCGCGCGGCGCCGGCTCCCCGACGGTCCTGGTGGCGGCGGTGCTCGGCGTGCTCGGCGCGGTGGTCTTCGTGCTGGTCGAGCGGCGCCGCGGCGACGCCGCCATGCTGCCCACCGGGCTGTTCGGCAGCCGCCTCTTCTCGGTGCTCAACGTCTTCACCGTGGTGGTGTACGCGGCCCTCGGCGGGTTCACCTTCTTCCTCGCCGTCTACCTCCAGAACGTGGTCGGGTGGTCGGCGCTGCTCACCGGCCTGGCCACCGTGCCCATGACGCTGCTGCTGCTTGTCGGTTCCGCCCGTGCCGGGGCGCTCGCCGCCCGGATCGGCCCCCGGCTGCCGCTCACCGTCGGCCCGGTGGTCGCCGCGGCCGGCCTGCTGCTGCTGCGCCGGGTCGGCCCCGGGGCGTCGTACTGGACGGACGTGCTGCCCGGGGTGGTCCTGTTCGGCGCGGGGCTCACCCTGGTGGTCGCCCCGCTGACCGCGTCCGTGCTGGCCGCCGTCGCGGACCGGTTCGCCGGGGTGGCGAGCGGCTTCAACAACGCCGCCTCCCGGGCCGGCGGCCTGCTCGCGGTGGCGGCGCTGCCGCTGCTGGTCGGCCTCTCCGGCAGCGGGTACGAGCAGAAGACCGCGCTGGCCGACGCGTTCCGCGGGGCGATGCTCTGGTGCGCCGGCCTGCTGCTGGCCGGGGCGGTGCTGGCCGGGCTGCTGATCCACCGCCCGACGCGGACCGCACCCGGCGGCCAGCCCTGCCCCTCCCTGCCCGCCTCCACGCCACCGGACCGGCGGTGA
- a CDS encoding DUF1737 domain-containing protein encodes MGDQESGTPARLRYRLLTGPDDADFCRRVSDLLADGYRLHGSPAATFDGQRVIVAQAVVLDDGNPVVVPV; translated from the coding sequence ATGGGTGATCAGGAGAGTGGGACGCCGGCCCGGCTGCGGTACCGGCTGCTGACCGGGCCGGACGACGCCGACTTCTGCCGGCGGGTCAGCGACCTGCTGGCCGACGGCTACCGGCTGCACGGATCGCCGGCGGCGACCTTCGACGGGCAGCGGGTGATCGTGGCGCAGGCCGTCGTGCTCGACGACGGCAACCCGGTCGTCGTGCCGGTCTGA